TCGGTAGACCGAGAAATTTTGATCGAGATGAAGCTGTTATTAAGGCAATGCACTTATTCTGGGAAAAAGGGTATGAGCCAACGTCTTTAAAAGATCTGAAAGGGTGTCTTGGTAACATTTCTTCTGCGAGTTTTTATGCCGCTTTTGGCTCCAAGCAGCAACTGTTTGAAGAATGTCTTGCTCGCTATATGGATCTAAATAGTGAATGGTTAAAGTCGCTTAAAGATTCCCAGAGTTGTGCTCGAGACGCTTTATATCAAATGCTCAGTGATACGATTCAATGTCAGTTAGATAGTCAGACACCAAAAGGGTGTATGACAGTGTTAGCTGGCTTGAATTGTTGTGATGAAAACCATGAAATCCAAGTTGTCTCTGCACAAGCTAGGCACGCCGTACGTTTAGCCATTATTCATTGTGTGGAACGTGGTGTTGCTCAACAAGAATTGCCTGCCGATACCAATGTGAATAGTTTTGCCATGGTATTTGATTCTTATCTTAAAGGACTGTCTATCGAAATTCGTGATGGTGCGACATATGAAGAATTACAGTCGTCTTTAAGATTTATTATGAAGCTATGGAAGTAATATATTTATTATTTTAATTCTTACTTATTTAAGTATAACTATTACGACTTATTGTTGCGTTTTAAATAAAGAATCAATTGCTTATATAAACTGATTTAAAAATGAACAAAACTCTGACAATTAATTGTTACAGTTTTGTCTCTGAATGATGACGCAGTGACTATAGTGAACTTGTTTAAAGAATACAAAGGAGTTTGCAATGCATTTACCACAAGCCTCAACAACTTGGCGAGTCACTGCGCTTGGCTCTGTATTATTAGTTTTATTTGCTGGTGCGTATATTCCTGAAGTAGGTAAGCTCGCATGGCCATGGCACTTCCAATTGCATTTCCTTGCTTTTATGATTGTTGGTGGCGTGATCAGTTGGACCATGTCGTCTATTGGCTGGCGTTGGCATACCTTTATCGCCGTATTGATTCCTCTTGCCCATGAAACTTGTGAAATTTGGGGTCACAGCCACGGTTTAGAAACTAAAGATATCGCTATTGACGTTGTTGGTAGCCTAGCCGGTGTTTTGTTAATTAATCTTTACCAAAGGATGGTAAAAGCTCAATGATGTTTAATTTTTTCATGATTTAAATGTGGTGAGATTAGCTGAAAACATTTATCAGCCACATTTAAATCATGGCAAACATACGCCGCCGTAATTGCCCCTTCTTTTAGAATACATACCCAATCTAAAATATCCTTATTGGTAAAGTTTACACTCGACTGAATATGTTTTTTGACTCTTTCTTTGTGCAGTAAGCAATATTGACTGATGACATTGTCTGGTTGTGAAAATTGTGCCGAAGTATTGATAAATAGACATCCTCTGAATTCACCTAGAATTAAATCCCGCCCATGGAACCATTCAGTTAAGTTATAAAATAGTGATTGAACTTTTTCATATTCTGAATTTCCATTTAATAGAATACGATCCAACCAATCGATAAAGTGATTGTCTCGCTGTTGCAGAGCAGCCAGTACTAAATCTTCTTTGCTTTTAAAATGGTTATATAACGTTTTTTTTGCAATTCCAGACGTTTTTAAGATCTCATTAATCCCAATATTGCCGACACCATGTTGATAAAACAGGTCGAGTGCTGTGTCTATGAGTTGCTGTTTTTTATCGTTCATATTCTTCGTGTTACCCAAACTCAAACTCATTAAAGTTTGACATGAGTAGACAACTTTGTCTACTCTGTTGAGAAGAAGGGGAGACAGAGTTGTCTACTTGGGGTAAGAGAATGAGGAATCATGAGATGAACAGATATCATCGGGCAATTTTTTCTGGGGCTGGAGCTTTTATTGCTATCAGCATGTTGTGTTTTGCGAGTGATTTGCAATCCCAGTGGTTGTTTATTATGGCTCCATTTGGAGCAAGTGCAGTATTGGTTTTTGGTGTGCCAGCAAGTCCACTGGCGCAGCCCAGAAATGTCATTTTCGGGCATTTATTAACGGCTTTTATTGGATTGCTTTTTGTCCAATTTATCGGTGTGTCTCCGATGAGTTTGGGGTGTGCCACGGCGTTAGCGGTAAGTGGAATGTTGGTAACAGAAACCACGCATCCACCTGCAGGTGCTAATCCGCTATTAATCATGATGACAGGGCAAACGTGGTCATTTCTGTTCACTCCAGTTCTGGTTGGTGCGATATCAATAGTCGTTATTGGTAAAGTGATGCAGCAAATCAATGCTCGAATTGAACACAAACCACTTTCTTAACACATCTTTTGAAGCTGCAAACAAAAAGAGGCTAGATGATTTCTAGCCTCGTTGGTAATAGTTGTTATGCATCTTGAATAGGAGATTGCGCTGTTTGTGTGGCATGACCTTTTAAGCTAACAGCAACAAAAACGATAGTGTTAACAATCAGTCCAACAAAGCCGCCATTCCAACCGAATGGACTGTTGCCAGAAAGTTGAAAGTAAAGGGCAAGTATTGACCCGACCACTAAACCAGAAATAGCGGCGGGTGTTGTGGCTTTTTTCCACCATAAAGCGCCAACGAGCATTGGGAATAACTGTACGATAATACCGTATGCTGCAAGCAACAAAGCCGCTAAGGTTGGGATTTTCGCCATTGCAAGTGCATAAGCTAGAATAGAGACAATGATGACACCGATGCGAGTAGTAAGCAGCATTTGATGTTCATTCATGCGATTGAATTTAGGCAGCGGGTACAATACATCCCGAGCAAAAATAGACGCACTTGTATGCGCAAGGTTAGATGCAGTAGACATCGCTGCAGCTAATGCACCAGAAAGAACAATACCAATGATCCAATCGGAAAATCCCACTCGGTTAACGACCAATTCAAGTAGTACATCATCGGCTTTAGCTAGCGGTTGTTCCTGAAAGACCAAAATACCTGCAAAACCAATGAACATGAGTGGCACCATGATCACTCCGTATAATGGTTAGAAAACAAAAACACGTTTTAAAGTTCGACCACTTTCGGCTGTGTAGAACTTCATAAAAATATGAGGCCACATCACAATGCCTAAGGTACTAACCAAAATTGCCGTTGAATAAGCTCCCCATCCCATACCACTTGCGCCTGGCATGGTAAGGTATTCTGGTGCCTTCTCTTTGATTTGTTCAAACATGGCACCCACACCGCCAAAGAAGTGCTCTGGTGTCACTAATCCTAAATACCAAGCGATTGCGACCATCATGATGCCTTGTAATAAGTTGGTCCACCCGATCCCGCTTAATCCGCTGACAAAAACATACACAGTGACAACAGCGGTCGCCACAAGCGCACCCAGCCAAAACGGCACGATGCCACCAGTCGCACTTTCAAATAGCATGCCTGCACCGGCAATTTGTACAGTCAGATAGGGAATCATGGCACACAAACTTATGATGCCAATAAACACGCCTAATATTTTATTGGGATAGCGGTCAGTAAAAAACTCAGCTTGGGTTAATAAGCCTTTCTTACGGCCAGATTTAGCGATAATCGGCCCCATTAGCCACCATACGACAATACCCAAAGTAAGATAGGCGATGATGTATAAAACAGGCATGCCTTTACTGTAGGCCCAACCTGGCGTTCCCAAAAAAGCAGAAGCGGAAAAACACTCAGCACCAAAGATGAAGAAAAGAACAATGAAGCCGACATTACGTCCGCCGGCTACGTAATTTTCGAGTGTTGATTTTTGCCCCCGTTTAGCGGAAATCCCCACCAATAAGATGACGATCAAATAGGCCACAGTAATTGCTGTGATTAACATTGAAGATCCATTCATGCGTCGTCTTCCTCCGTTCTAAAGCAAATAACTAAGCCGATAAAGGTCACCATCAGCCACGCCAAATACCAAAAGAGGTAAAAGGGTAAGCCCAAGATCATCGGTTCAATACGATTAGCCAGTGTCGCTCCAGGCCAGATCATGGCTAATGTGCAGATAAGAAAGTAGAGCATCATGACAGGATGCATAGGATATTTACGGTTCTTCATGGTTCCCTCCATATGAATGAACAGTAGAAACAACAGGTTGTTTAGTCTTGGCGATTAACCGCTCTTATTGCCGTTGATGCCAGTAATTTGGCTCCGATTGGAATAACCGCGTCATTGAAGTCGAAATGCGGGCTATGCAGTGGATGGTCATGCTCATGGCGTCCGCTGCCTAAGAAAATATAAGCCCCCGGTACTTGATTGAGCATATAGGAAAAATCTTCCCCTCCTAGGGTAGGTTTTGTCTTTAGATCAAGAGCTTGCTTACCAAACTCATCAATGATCGTGTCGCGTACAAACTGAGCGCATGCCGGATCGTTGACGGTGGCAGGGATGATCCGCTCGTAATCGACGGTGATCTCGGCGCCAAAACTTTGTGCGATTCCAGCACAGGTACGTTTGATCGCGGCTTCCATAAGATCTTGCACCTCGGGGATAAACGTTCTGACGGTACCGTTGACTTGCGCGGTATCAGGAATCACGTTAAAGGCTTCTAATTCTCCCGATTGAATGGCACACAAACTAAGGACGGCTCGATCCATTGCCGAGACTTCGCGGCTGACAATCGAATGTAACGCAGTAACTAATTGAGCACTAATACGAATGGGATCAACCGTTAAATGTGGGGTCGCCCCACCATGTCCGCCTAACCCTTTAACCGTGATTGATAGACGATCGCCAGCAGCCATCGCGGGTCCATCAAGTACCGCAATTTTTCCAGCGGGAATATAAGGCCAATTATGTAAACCATACACTTCATCCATCGGAAAGCGTGTGAATAAGCCTTCTTTTACCATGGCGTCACCGCCGCCTCGGCCTTCTTCTGCGGGTTGAAAAATAAGGTAGATCGTGCCGGAAAAATCACGGTGTTGTGCAAGATATTCGGCCACTGCGATGAGAATAGTCGTATGGCCGTCGTGACCACACGCATGCATGCATCCCTCATTGGTTGAACGATGAGCGTGAGGTGATTTTTCATGCAGTGGTAGCGCGTCCATGTCAGCTCTTAAGCCAATTCGGCGACCGTTATCAGGCTGCTTGCCATTGACGGTTGCAACAATACCCGTTGTTCCGATGTTATCGACAAACGGTAGGTCGAGCTCTGTGAGTATCTCTTTGACTTTCTGGGAAGTTTTAAACTCTTCAAAACCAAGCTCGGGATTCTTATGAAACTCTTTTCTTAGCTGGGTCAGTTGATCATGATGCTGTGCAAAAAATGCGTCCATATGCCTTTCCTTGTCTAATTTCACGTGCTTCCTTACACGGTATGGGGCGGATAATTAACGCCTGTTATGAGTGTTACATCCTGTTACCAAGATGAAAAATATTAAATAAGTTAGTTATCCATACCGAATTGGTATGGGACGGAGTGAATATAGAAATGGAAATCAGACAACTGCGGTACTTTATTGCTGTCGCTCGTGAATTATCTTTCTCTGCTGCAGCGCGGAAAATACATATTGCTCAACCCGCTTTGACCCGGCAGATTCGCTCATTAGAGGAGTCTGTAGGGGTCGGACTGCTAGAAAGACAGGCGCGTGGTGTCACCTTAACTCCGGCTGGAAAAGTGTTTTTGCAAGACGCTGAACGAATTTTATCGTGTTTAGAAGAAGCGAAGCATAACGCGATTAAAACAGAAAAGGGGATGCAGGGAGAGTTAAGGATGGGCGTCACTGTGATGTTATTGTGGGTTAAGGAGCTGAGTGGATTATTAAAAGAATTTAGACGCCGATATCCTAAGGTCATGCTTAAACTCAACACTATGTTATCTGGCCCGCAAATTAACGCTTTACGCGAAGGAAATATGGATCTCGGTATCTTAATATTTCCGCCAGAGGGAGAAGAATTTGGCCGTTTGAAAATATATCAAGATCATTTGGTGCTGGTGGCGCCTGTATGTTCAGAGATTGCTTCAAATCCGCCGCAGTGTTTAGCGGACATAAGAGATTATGATTTTGTTTGGTTTGATAGAGAAAATAGCCCCAATTATTATGACCGTTTAATCGGCTATTTTAATCAATGTGGGTTCACGCCGAATATCGTTGAAACCGGTAATGATAGCGTCACTATGTTATCGGTGGTGGCATCAGGAGTTGGGTGTACGATTGTTCCTAGCTCGACAATCAATGAATGTCCAGCAGGGTTAACGGTCATTGAGGTAGTCGATCTCAAATCATTACCGCTCGATTTACAGTTGGTGTGGCGCCAAGATTGTGCCAATCCGATGCTAGATAATATGATTAAAGTTGCTCATGAATTGGTCTGTGGCGATGATTACCATTAACCACTCGAATATGAAGGGGGAGGGGTTCTATAATTTTATTGGAAGTGAATACTCTAAAAATCAAAATTGACCTTCATTCTATCTGTTCTGATAATAAAACTGTTCGATCAAGCACACTTTGATCATTTTTAGTAAAGTATGAACCTATTAAAAGTGCGCTTGGTTGAGTGTTTTCGCTACGTAACCTGTGCTGTTACATAGTGTTGGCCATAAGTATTAATGACTATACTTGAGCCGCAGATAATGCCCGTGTGATGTCAGCGTCATACGTCCATTCTATACAGCTCATAGCTGTTGGTGATCAGATAAATGCATCCTCTGCATTATGTCTCTGGTCATAATCGAAATTATCACTGTTAATTAGCTATGATTAGCGACGTCAACAAGCGCTTAGATTCACTGACCTAAACGTAATTTCTCCCGAACCATCAAATGGTTGGGGGCCTTGTGTGTTGCCGCTATATTATTAGCAAGGAAAAATTATGTCAGAACGTCAAGATATAAGCGATAGTTCGCTGTGGAGTGGCAACTTCATCGCGTTAATTATTACTAACGGCATTTTCTTTGCCGGATTTCACTTATTGTTACCAGTATTACCGCTATATGTTTCCCAGATGGGCGGTTCTGCAACTGAAGTCGGTTTAGTTGCGGGGATCTTTGTGTTTTCAGCCATCATTATTCGACTGTTATCCGATGTAATTAAACAATGGCTTGGAACGATGGGGTGCTTGTTTTTAGGTATCGTTATTTCTCTAATTTGTGCGCTTGGCTATGCCATGATCTCAAGTGTCAACGGTGTGCTTGCTATCCGCATCCTCCATGGGGTTGGCTTTGGCGTCGCAACGACTTTCTATGCCACATTAGCGGCGACCATTATTCCTAAGCTACGTAAAGGTGAAGGCATGGGATATTTTGGTTTAGGGAC
This DNA window, taken from Vibrio nitrifigilis, encodes the following:
- a CDS encoding M20 aminoacylase family protein: MDAFFAQHHDQLTQLRKEFHKNPELGFEEFKTSQKVKEILTELDLPFVDNIGTTGIVATVNGKQPDNGRRIGLRADMDALPLHEKSPHAHRSTNEGCMHACGHDGHTTILIAVAEYLAQHRDFSGTIYLIFQPAEEGRGGGDAMVKEGLFTRFPMDEVYGLHNWPYIPAGKIAVLDGPAMAAGDRLSITVKGLGGHGGATPHLTVDPIRISAQLVTALHSIVSREVSAMDRAVLSLCAIQSGELEAFNVIPDTAQVNGTVRTFIPEVQDLMEAAIKRTCAGIAQSFGAEITVDYERIIPATVNDPACAQFVRDTIIDEFGKQALDLKTKPTLGGEDFSYMLNQVPGAYIFLGSGRHEHDHPLHSPHFDFNDAVIPIGAKLLASTAIRAVNRQD
- a CDS encoding HPP family protein; its protein translation is MNRYHRAIFSGAGAFIAISMLCFASDLQSQWLFIMAPFGASAVLVFGVPASPLAQPRNVIFGHLLTAFIGLLFVQFIGVSPMSLGCATALAVSGMLVTETTHPPAGANPLLIMMTGQTWSFLFTPVLVGAISIVVIGKVMQQINARIEHKPLS
- a CDS encoding TetR/AcrR family transcriptional regulator, giving the protein MTRVGRPRNFDRDEAVIKAMHLFWEKGYEPTSLKDLKGCLGNISSASFYAAFGSKQQLFEECLARYMDLNSEWLKSLKDSQSCARDALYQMLSDTIQCQLDSQTPKGCMTVLAGLNCCDENHEIQVVSAQARHAVRLAIIHCVERGVAQQELPADTNVNSFAMVFDSYLKGLSIEIRDGATYEELQSSLRFIMKLWK
- a CDS encoding DUF3311 domain-containing protein, with the protein product MKNRKYPMHPVMMLYFLICTLAMIWPGATLANRIEPMILGLPFYLFWYLAWLMVTFIGLVICFRTEEDDA
- a CDS encoding LysR family transcriptional regulator, which gives rise to MEIRQLRYFIAVARELSFSAAARKIHIAQPALTRQIRSLEESVGVGLLERQARGVTLTPAGKVFLQDAERILSCLEEAKHNAIKTEKGMQGELRMGVTVMLLWVKELSGLLKEFRRRYPKVMLKLNTMLSGPQINALREGNMDLGILIFPPEGEEFGRLKIYQDHLVLVAPVCSEIASNPPQCLADIRDYDFVWFDRENSPNYYDRLIGYFNQCGFTPNIVETGNDSVTMLSVVASGVGCTIVPSSTINECPAGLTVIEVVDLKSLPLDLQLVWRQDCANPMLDNMIKVAHELVCGDDYH
- a CDS encoding TetR/AcrR family transcriptional regulator, with amino-acid sequence MNDKKQQLIDTALDLFYQHGVGNIGINEILKTSGIAKKTLYNHFKSKEDLVLAALQQRDNHFIDWLDRILLNGNSEYEKVQSLFYNLTEWFHGRDLILGEFRGCLFINTSAQFSQPDNVISQYCLLHKERVKKHIQSSVNFTNKDILDWVCILKEGAITAAYVCHDLNVADKCFQLISPHLNHEKIKHH